In Juglans microcarpa x Juglans regia isolate MS1-56 chromosome 7D, Jm3101_v1.0, whole genome shotgun sequence, the following are encoded in one genomic region:
- the LOC121239747 gene encoding osmotin-like protein codes for MQFSRVKKMASLSLRFTLFFTATFLILCIFTEATPHHPEFILTLVNNCPFTVWPAIQPNSGHAVLERGGFALNTLTHHSFPAPAQHWSGRIWARTGCSYNHGHFSCATGDCGGRLECNGLGGSSPATLAQFSLHHGHNDLSSYAVSLVDGFNVPMTVTPHEGKGLCPVVGCRANLLATCPDRLQLRSPPGHGPVVACKSGCEAFGTDELCCRNHYNSPQTCRASSFSEFFKHACPATFTYAHDSPSLMHECSSPRELKIIFCH; via the coding sequence ATGCAATTCTCTCGCGTCAAGAAaatggcttctctctctctgcgttTTACCCTTTTTTTCACTGCCACATTTCTTATCTTGTGCATCTTCACCGAAGCTACACCTCACCACCCAGAGTTTATTTTAACCCTGGTCAACAACTGCCCTTTCACGGTCTGGCCTGCAATCCAGCCCAACTCCGGCCATGCCGTCCTCGAGCGCGGCGGCTTCGCGCTCAACACCCTGACCCACCACTCCTTCCCCGCCCCGGCCCAGCATTGGTCTGGCCGGATCTGGGCCCGCACTGGCTGCAGCTACAACCACGGCCACTTCTCGTGTGCCACCGGCGACTGCGGCGGTCGGCTCGAGTGCAACGGCCTAGGTGGAAGCTCCCCGGCCACCCTAGCTCAGTTCAGCCTCCACCACGGCCACAACGACCTTTCCTCCTACGCCGTCAGCCTCGTCGACGGCTTTAACGTCCCCATGACAGTGACCCCTCACGAGGGCAAGGGCCTGTGCCCCGTGGTCGGTTGTCGCGCCAACCTTCTCGCCACGTGCCCCGACAGGTTGCAGCTCCGTTCGCCACCGGGTCACGGTCCGGTGGTGGCATGTAAGAGTGGGTGCGAGGCGTTTGGGACGGACGAACTTTGCTGTAGGAACCACTACAACAGCCCGCAGACGTGTCGGGCATCGAGCTTCTCTGAGTTCTTCAAGCACGCATGTCCAGCTACGTTCACGTACGCACATGATAGCCCATCTCTCATGCACGAGTGCTCTTCGCCACGTGAGCTTAAGATCATCTTCTGCCACTAG
- the LOC121239198 gene encoding ubiquitin-conjugating enzyme E2 7, translating into MASQASLLLQKQLKDLCKNPVDGFSAGLVDETNIFEWSVTIIGPPDTLYEGGFFNAIMTFPSNYPNSPPTVKFTSEIWHPNVYPDGRVCISILHPPGEDPNGYELASERWTPVHTVESIVLSIISMLSSPNDESPANVEAAKEWRDRRDDFKKKVSRCVRKSQEML; encoded by the exons atggcTTCCCAAGCAAGCCTCCTCCTTCAAAAGCAGCTCAAAG ATCTTTGCAAGAATCCTGTAGATGGGTTCTCCGCCGGCCTGGTCGATGAAACCAATATCTTTGAATGGAGTGTAACCATTATTGGACCTCCAGATACTCTTTA TGAGGGCGGTTTTTTCAATGCCATTATGACGTTTCCATCCAACTACCCAAACAGCCCTCCGACAGTGAAGTTTACTTCAGAGATATGGCACCCTAATG TATATCCTGATGGCCGTGTTTGCATATCAATCCTACATCCTCCTGGTGAGGACCCGAATGGCTATGAGCTTGCAAGTGAACGCTGGACACCGGTTCATACG GTTGAAAGTATAGTTTTAAGTATAATATCAATGCTTTCCAGTCCTAATGATGAATCTCCCGCAAATGTGGAAGCTGCT AAAGAATGGAGAGATAGGAGAGATGATTTCAAGAAAAAGGTCAGCCGATGTGTAAGAAAATCACAAGAAATGTTATGA
- the LOC121239573 gene encoding uncharacterized protein Mb0911c translates to MASNLSPAFAYTVVYVKDVAKSVAFYAKAFGHSVRRLDESHRWGELESGQTTIAFTPLHQHETDDLTGAVQTARSSGQRQPVEVCFAYPDVDAAYKRAVENGAMPVSEPETKEWGQKVGYVRDMDGIVVRMGSYVNPPKQD, encoded by the exons ATGGCGTCTAACCTAAGCCCAGCATTTGCCTACACAGTCGTATACGTGAAGGACGTGGCCAAGTCGGTGGCATTCTACGCCAAAGCCTTCGGCCACAGTGTTCGTCGTTTAGACGAATCTCACAG GTGGGGAGAGCTAGAGAGCGGACAGACCACCATAGCGTTTACACCGCTGCACCAGCACGAGACCGATGACCTAACCGGTGCTGTGCAGACCGCCAGGTCCAGTGGCCAGAGACAGCCGGTTGAGGTTTGCTTTGCCTACCCAGATGTCGATGCTGCCtacaag AGGGCGGTGGAGAATGGTGCGATGCCGGTGAGCGAGCCGGAGACAAAAGAATGGGGCCAGAAAGTTGGTTATGTGCGTGATATGGACGGGATCGTGGTGAGGATGGGGAGCTACGTGAACCCACCCAAACAAGACTGA